The Fibrobacter sp. UWB16 genomic interval AATGAATAAGCGTCTCGATGCCACATGCACTCAAGAAATTCTGGAGTTCATTGCGGGATTCTTCGCTCTTGAGGCGGATCACGAACACATGATAAACATGTTCCGAAGGCGTTGCAGGAATCTCGGGCAAAATGACTTTCGAGTTCTTGATCTCTGAACAATAACGGACCGCAATTTCACGGCGGCGTTCATTCGATTCGTCCAGGTGCGGAAGCTTTGCAAGCAACAACGATGCCTGCATCTCGTCCAAGCGGGAATTCACGCCCTTGAATTTATTCACATACTTACGTTCGGAACCGTAATTTCCGAGAGCGCGCACCATGTTTGCAATATCGGCATCATTCGTGAGGACCATGCCCGCATCGCCAAGCGCCCCCAGATTCTTTGTCGGATAAAAACTGAAACCAGCCGCCGAACCAAACGAGCCCGCACAGCGACCATCGCTCATACGAGCACCATGAGCCTGGGCGCTGTCTTCGAACAGGAGCAAATCATGCGTATTGGCAAACTCACAAATATCATCCATATCACAAAGGCGCCCGTACAAATGCACAGCAAGAATGGCGCGGGTTCGTGCACCGCATGCTTTTTCAAGCTGCTTCGGATCCATATCGTACGTATTTACAGAAGGCTCCACAAGCACAGGCTTAAGCCCAACAGCACTAACAGCAAGAACCGTCGCAATAAACGTATTCGAAGGCACTAAAATTTCATCGCCTTCATGCAGGCGCCCCAATTCCATGGAAGCCCGCAAAATAAGAGTCAAGGCATCAAGACCGTTCCCCACGCCTACGGCGTACTTCACACCGCAATATTCAGCAAACGCCTGTTCAAAGCGTTCACAAAAATGCCCACGAATATACCAGCCCGATTCAACAACGGAACACGCCGCATTTTTCAAGACATCCATGTACGGAGCATTAAGACTTTTAAGGTCGAGAAAAGGAACTTTAGCCATAATACCCCCTAGCGATTTTCAACGGTTCCGTCGAATTCAAACGTGTACTTTAGGTCACCCGTGCAGCCGACACTTTCCTTAAACGCACAAAGCCCCGCATTGGGAATTCCATCCTCGCTCGAAGGCCCAATGTCGAGATAGTCTACGCCCATCGCCTTGAACAGTTCAAACATCTTTAGCGCAAGCATGTTCATCGGTCGCGAAGATTCAAAACCAGGCGCATCGCCCCAATAGATCAACTGGCAAATTTGCGGAGAGACTCGGTAGACGATCGCCGCAGCCACGGGCTTACTCTCCAAATAAAGGACAAAATACTGGATTGTCACAACAGCAGCAGTCGCCGCAAACGCTTCAAGCGACATCTTGAGCGGATAGCCCTTATACTCACGATTCTGCCGGATAACGTCATAGCAAGTCGCAACACCTTCACGAGTTGTCTCTTCGCGAAGTTCATAAGGCAACTTGGCGGCCTGCTTCAAATTACGCTTCGCCATATTCCAAAGACGTTTTTCATACGGCTTCGAGTCCGTAAAATCAAAAGCGTAATTCAAATCGGCATACAAGAGCTTGAATCCAAAACGCAACATCGCCGAAACGCATTTCGTGAGGTACGTCTGGCTATAGAATACAGGAGCAAACGTGATGTGCAACTTTTTCTGAGCGGACGAGACAAATGCAGGCAAGGCCCCAATGGCTTCGTCAATTTCATCAATCGTCACGCCCTTGGCACAGGCAAAGCCTCCAAAAGGCGCCGAATA includes:
- a CDS encoding DegT/DnrJ/EryC1/StrS aminotransferase family protein: MAKVPFLDLKSLNAPYMDVLKNAACSVVESGWYIRGHFCERFEQAFAEYCGVKYAVGVGNGLDALTLILRASMELGRLHEGDEILVPSNTFIATVLAVSAVGLKPVLVEPSVNTYDMDPKQLEKACGARTRAILAVHLYGRLCDMDDICEFANTHDLLLFEDSAQAHGARMSDGRCAGSFGSAAGFSFYPTKNLGALGDAGMVLTNDADIANMVRALGNYGSERKYVNKFKGVNSRLDEMQASLLLAKLPHLDESNERRREIAVRYCSEIKNSKVILPEIPATPSEHVYHVFVIRLKSEESRNELQNFLSACGIETLIHYPIPPHEQEAYAHEFNGEYPIAETLAKTVLSIPMSPVMTDEEVSEVIGAINEF